A segment of the Verrucomicrobiota bacterium genome:
TCTTCAAGAGTTTCATACTGATCAGTTTGACGCATCGATGGAATCGGAGCTGAACTCAGCCTTCCCTGAGGCCCTGTCGGTCAAGGCTCACCCAATGTCTCTAAGGGAGATTCTCACGAAAAAGGCAGTCCAGTTGTAATGAAAACGATTACTCTCTTACTTCGGAAGGACTTTAAGCGATACAGTTGGGCCCTGATCGCGCTCACCGTCGCAGCACTCATTGAAATCTACATAAACGGCACTGCTTTTGGTATTCAGGATCTTGCGATCAACAGAATCCTCCAATTGCTCGGGTCTTTCGTGGGCGGTATCTTGTTCTTTGTTGTCATCGTGATGGTTGTTCAAGAGGAATCATTGAGGGATCCAGATGCCTATTGGTTGGCCAGACCCTTCAATAGGTTGCACGTTCTTGCTGCTAAACTCTTATTCCTGCTGGTCTTGTTAGGGATTGGGGCCATTGGGGAAGTAGTGACTCTTGTCCTGAACGGAGGTAGCTCAAGGATCGGTTATGCTTTAGCCGGCGCGCTCTTAATCGGTCTCGCTACTTGGCAGTGGCAGGTCTTCCTTGCCGCGCAAACTCGCTCTCTTCCTCGCTACCTTCTTCTTGCAGTAATTCTCATCGTAGGATTCTACGTTCTCCTCGCAGTGCTTCTCTTTTCGATGGCAAATCTGGACTTTGAAGACTTCGCAGTTCTTCCAGCAGATATTCCCGGAAATCAAGTCGCTCTAATCCAAGCAATCCTATGGACGCTCGGAGGTCTCGGCGTCTTACTGTTTTACTACATGAAACGGCGCCTCATTTCGGCGTGGGCTCTCCTTATCCCTTTGGTCCTTCTTTCATTGTTACTTCAACCAAAGGACTCATTTTGGGGACAACGCATCTTGAGTGATGGAAACACCTCGTTCGACCTCAAGCTACTCGCCTTGGAAAAATCTGGAACTGTCTACACCGGCGGGACAGAGAACGTGAGCTACAAGGCCTTTTTCGAACCCATTGTTTCCGATCAGGACGTTTGGATGACTCCAACAGCGGTTTCTTTAAGTTCGGATTCCAGCGATGTGGAGGTGAAGACCAACACCTCAAGCCAGAGGCTAGAGCTCACGTCTTTCGAGAGACGGCCCGCAGTTTCGGCCCGAATTTTCTCGATCGAACGAAAAGAGCTGGATCAAATCACTGGCCCGGTCGACATACGAATCAGCTATCGAATCAGCTTATCCACCCAAACAGAGATCGGGAGAACACCAGTCGAGCAGAATGCGTCTCTCACCTACCAAGGTAATCGTATTCTGCTCAGTAGTTTTTCTGAGACAGACGACCAGCTAAACCTAAACTTTAGAGCTTATATCCCTGCATTTGCATTCGAGCCCAGCATTGATCTTGCCGCTTTTGAACCACTCAGTGGTCGATTCTCATTCGGCGTTTCCGAGAGAGTATCCAATCGGACAATACCCTCGGAGATTTTCTCCGATTGGGGTGGATGGGGTTTTTTCGAAGGAGCTCGTCTTGAAGTGCCTAACGCAACGCTTTCTCCTGCGGAATACGAGATCATATTCTTCACTCGCACTATAACCGAATCCGAGAGCGAATTCCTAACTGCGGACGACCTTACGCTTAACGGCGGATCGAACTGAAGCTTATACCGAATTCAGAGACCTAGTGTGTGGATCCAGAAGGTCGTGTCATCACCCACAGGCGACGAATCATTGCGCAGAAGACGATTGCGACGAGCAAGACGAGCCACTTCCCAGATACCAAAGAGACCAGAACAAAGGTTCCGATCGTAGACAGCAAAACCCATAGCGGAACCCGGAGCTCCTCTCTCTTGAAAGGCCCACGGCTCAAGAAAACCTGTGAGAAAAAAGAAAGGACGAAAGCAACCCCAAACCAGCCCAAAAAGTTTTGCCACGGCACCCCGTAGTAGACTCCGGATCCATCCCAATTCCAATAATTCCGCACCAGAGTTGCTGCCGGTTCAATCATTAGATCCGCAACGACCGCTATTACTCCTGTGACAATAGGAACCCAAAGAATAGAACCCCGCCCGGCTAACGCTGAATGGACGAGACAGTGGATTGGCCATACCACGACCCACCAGGCCAACGGAATTGCCAGGGGCAAAACACCAAAAAGGATGGGGCCAAAGTTTCCTGTGTAAAAGTAGTCTCCAAAGGGAAATCCAGTCACTGCACCGACTCCTTCCACTACGCCCGAAAGGACCGTAAACCACAAAAAGACAAGCAGCACCGGGACCGTAGGGAATTGACCGGCAAGGTGAAGTAGAAGGACCAGAGCCGCCAAAGCGATGAAGATAAAATCAGCCCAAGGGCCAAAGGGAGTCTGCAAACCAAGTCCCAACACAAAAAGACCCACGGTAAACCACACGGCGTAAAGGAACAGGACTAGAGCGTAAAGCCGGTTGAATTTTCGGGAACGGTAAACGAACAGCACCATTGACTAGGAGCTTGGTAGAATCGTTCTACAGCGCAATTCAACAACGCACCAATCAAGTTGTGAAAGCTGCCCTCGGGCCTCCCCCAGAAATCCGATGCAAAATCAGACTACCGGGCGCTTCGATTCAAGTGGAGGAGCCGGAGGTCCGGACAGCGCTCTCTACCCTTTTGACTCAGTCAAATTCTCAGCCGTAATCACCTGTCCAAAATGAAATAAAACCAGACGCTCCGTATCCTCCACGTCCCGATACCTCTCTATCTCTGTCCAGTATCCCTCGTTACTCTGATCGGTTTCCGTTTCGAGAAGGATGGAAAAAGACCGCCCGGGAACTCCTTGTTTCTCCGCTTCTTTCAATGCGATCCTCTCCGCCCTTTGAAAATCGCGCGCAGAAACCGCGACTGTTCCAATGACACCTTCCCACTCCGGATGAGGGGCGAAAATATAAAGGTTTACGCGGGGATTGATCTCGACCGACTTCACTGCCAATACGAAAACAAAACAGGAACGAGGCGCAAGCGATTCGCCGGCAAAACAAGGAGTCTTGCTTTAGTTTTCACCCTGTAGCGTTCTTCTTTGCCTTCCCGAAAGAGTAGGAAACCGCAGAGTGGCTTGCCGAGCCGTAGCTCTAGCGACTTGAGAAATCGAAAGCCCGCCTACGCCCTCCGGGCTTCGGCGTGGCAGCCTTCGCCCATCGCTACGCTCAAGCGAAGGCTGGTGGAGCCGAACGGGATCGAACCGTCGACCTCTTGCATGCCATGCAAGCGCTCTTCCAACTGAGCTACGGCCCCCGCACTTCGCGCGAGCGAAGCCATGAGACAAGCGACCGAAGTGGACTCAGGTCAATTCTTTT
Coding sequences within it:
- a CDS encoding carotenoid biosynthesis protein — encoded protein: MVLFVYRSRKFNRLYALVLFLYAVWFTVGLFVLGLGLQTPFGPWADFIFIALAALVLLLHLAGQFPTVPVLLVFLWFTVLSGVVEGVGAVTGFPFGDYFYTGNFGPILFGVLPLAIPLAWWVVVWPIHCLVHSALAGRGSILWVPIVTGVIAVVADLMIEPAATLVRNYWNWDGSGVYYGVPWQNFLGWFGVAFVLSFFSQVFLSRGPFKREELRVPLWVLLSTIGTFVLVSLVSGKWLVLLVAIVFCAMIRRLWVMTRPSGSTH